A genomic stretch from Thermoplasma sp. Kam2015 includes:
- a CDS encoding acetate uptake transporter: protein MTENTLEKVMSADPAPLGLAGFAFTTFLLSFINAGFIGSDGVGVVVPLAIAYGGLAQLITGSWEMRRGNTFGFTAFTSYGSFWMFYSIMIIMVDLHLVPSLPSVAVGWALILWGIFTLYMWVGAMMASLTLNLTFLFLFMAFFTLGTGSIYSSMALTHAGGYFGILAAAFAAYTSFAIVINSLRPDSIPIGPGMFKRK, encoded by the coding sequence GTGACGGAGAACACATTAGAAAAGGTTATGAGTGCTGATCCGGCTCCACTTGGTCTGGCTGGATTTGCCTTCACGACCTTTCTGCTGAGCTTCATAAACGCCGGCTTCATAGGATCGGATGGCGTTGGCGTCGTTGTACCACTGGCCATCGCTTATGGCGGACTTGCGCAACTCATAACGGGTTCCTGGGAGATGAGGAGAGGCAATACATTCGGATTCACCGCGTTCACAAGCTACGGATCCTTCTGGATGTTCTATTCAATCATGATCATCATGGTTGATTTGCATCTCGTCCCGTCCCTTCCTTCTGTCGCAGTAGGCTGGGCACTGATACTATGGGGCATATTCACACTCTATATGTGGGTTGGGGCAATGATGGCCTCTCTGACTCTCAACCTCACATTCCTCTTCCTTTTTATGGCGTTCTTCACTCTTGGGACGGGATCAATCTATTCCTCCATGGCGCTGACACACGCCGGTGGATATTTCGGTATACTGGCCGCCGCTTTCGCTGCATACACAAGCTTTGCAATAGTGATAAACTCGTTGAGGCCAGACAGCATACCAATCGGACCTGGAATGTTCAAAAGGAAATGA
- the acs gene encoding acetate--CoA ligase has protein sequence MESQKGTLPMDEVYNPGMNAYAEIYRKSLEDPENFWSKQAEILTWYTRWSKVLDDSKKPFYRWFVGGKLNVSYNAVDRHLERHRRNKAAYIWIGENGEEKIVTYDGLYRRVNNLAKALLNLGIKKGDRIVLYLPMIIEAPVAMLAAARIGAVFSFVFAGFGAGALAERINDSKAVLLITADGGFRNGKIVELKKIADEALEMTSTVRNVIVIKHAKNEINMTEDRDIWYHEIVGDSHTYVEPEHMDANDPLFILYTSGTTGKPKGAVHSTGGYSVWVTSTLKWAFDPDEDDRWWCAADIGWITGHSYIVFAPLMLGLTSIMYEGSITYPEPDRLWEIIEKYRVNILYTSPTAIRTLMKFGEKYPQKHDLSTLKVLGTVGEPINPAAWKWYYDVIGNSRCPIIDTYWQTETGGFMIAPQKGLGLPPLKPGSATFPLPGVDPAILDDNGGETRPGEKGYIVFRRPWPGMLMTVNNDDDRYVKTYFSKFPGYYYCGDYAVKDEDGYYWLLGRSDEVMNVSGHRLGTIEIEDAIVATGLAVEAAVFGKPDPVKGEAISAFVVPRNANADKHELITEIRKRIRADLGPIYVPDEIRLVKLLPKTRSGKIMRRVVKAVALNQIPGDLTTLEDSSSVDEIRSAIESFKGEAMGD, from the coding sequence ATGGAAAGCCAAAAGGGGACATTACCAATGGATGAGGTGTACAATCCAGGAATGAACGCGTATGCTGAAATATACAGAAAATCGCTTGAGGATCCAGAAAACTTCTGGTCAAAACAAGCTGAAATTCTCACTTGGTACACTAGATGGAGTAAGGTTCTTGATGATTCTAAAAAACCATTTTACAGGTGGTTCGTTGGAGGCAAACTGAATGTATCCTATAACGCAGTGGACCGACATTTGGAAAGACACAGGAGGAATAAAGCGGCCTATATATGGATTGGAGAGAATGGAGAAGAAAAGATCGTTACATACGACGGCCTCTACCGCAGAGTCAATAATCTTGCCAAAGCGCTGCTCAACCTGGGGATAAAAAAGGGAGACAGAATAGTCCTGTATCTCCCAATGATCATAGAAGCCCCGGTGGCAATGCTTGCTGCCGCTAGGATAGGGGCAGTATTTTCATTCGTATTTGCCGGATTCGGTGCAGGAGCACTCGCGGAGAGAATAAATGACTCTAAGGCTGTCCTGCTCATAACCGCAGACGGCGGATTCAGGAATGGAAAGATAGTTGAGCTGAAGAAGATAGCCGACGAAGCGCTTGAGATGACGTCCACGGTAAGAAACGTGATCGTCATAAAGCATGCGAAGAATGAAATCAATATGACGGAGGACAGGGACATATGGTATCATGAGATTGTCGGAGATTCGCATACCTATGTCGAACCTGAACATATGGACGCCAACGATCCTCTCTTTATACTTTATACCTCTGGAACGACTGGTAAACCCAAAGGAGCTGTACACAGCACCGGAGGCTATTCAGTATGGGTCACGAGTACACTGAAGTGGGCATTCGATCCGGACGAAGACGACAGATGGTGGTGTGCAGCGGATATTGGATGGATAACCGGACACAGCTACATAGTATTCGCGCCCCTCATGCTGGGATTGACAAGCATCATGTATGAAGGTTCAATAACCTATCCTGAGCCGGATCGGCTCTGGGAGATCATAGAAAAGTACAGGGTCAACATACTCTACACCTCACCTACAGCCATACGTACCCTTATGAAATTTGGAGAGAAGTATCCGCAGAAACACGATCTCAGCACGCTCAAGGTACTTGGAACAGTAGGAGAACCGATAAATCCGGCTGCATGGAAATGGTACTATGATGTCATAGGTAACTCAAGATGTCCCATAATTGATACATACTGGCAGACGGAAACAGGTGGCTTCATGATAGCACCGCAGAAGGGCCTGGGCCTTCCTCCGCTCAAACCAGGATCTGCCACATTCCCATTGCCGGGCGTTGACCCTGCCATACTTGACGATAACGGTGGTGAAACCAGGCCTGGCGAGAAGGGTTATATCGTGTTTCGAAGGCCATGGCCAGGCATGCTTATGACCGTGAACAACGATGATGATCGATATGTGAAAACTTACTTCTCAAAATTCCCAGGATACTACTACTGTGGAGACTATGCTGTTAAAGATGAAGACGGCTATTACTGGCTTCTTGGAAGATCAGATGAGGTCATGAATGTGTCCGGGCATCGCCTTGGTACCATTGAGATCGAGGATGCGATCGTTGCCACTGGGCTGGCTGTGGAAGCCGCTGTTTTTGGAAAACCTGATCCCGTTAAAGGCGAGGCAATATCCGCATTTGTGGTACCTAGAAATGCCAATGCAGATAAGCATGAGCTTATCACCGAGATACGCAAGAGGATCAGGGCAGACCTTGGCCCGATATATGTTCCGGATGAGATAAGACTCGTAAAGCTGCTACCGAAGACAAGAAGTGGTAAGATCATGAGGAGGGTGGTTAAGGCGGTTGCGCTCAATCAGATACCGGGCGATCTCACCACTCTGGAAGATTCCTCATCGGTTGACGAGATCAGAAGCGCCATAGAGAGCTTCAAGGGAGAGGCCATGGGTGATTGA
- the fdhD gene encoding formate dehydrogenase accessory sulfurtransferase FdhD has protein sequence MEVSEHTSGKTRREIITFRQETGFIKTMDDIAVEEPLAIDIEELNGDSERVGVIMRTPIMDNYLAAGFLYSEGFLSGPADIDGIDGIEYDGVSRRNHVTVRLSGKISFRVQTRFINSACGVCGRSTIADLLMRHGKIRDDARIDLHTILSLPAKMAYAQSLFMTTGGVHAAALFDTDGYLKIACEDIGRHNAVDKVIGYTMIENVDMDAGILMVSGRAGFEIVEKAFIAGFPIVASVSAPSSLAVQVAESMGITLICFLRNDRFNVYSHPERILP, from the coding sequence ATGGAGGTGAGTGAACACACCTCTGGAAAGACGCGGCGGGAAATAATTACTTTCAGGCAGGAGACGGGTTTCATCAAGACCATGGATGACATAGCAGTCGAAGAACCTCTGGCCATTGATATTGAGGAACTGAACGGTGATTCAGAAAGAGTCGGGGTGATAATGCGTACACCTATCATGGACAACTATCTGGCAGCTGGATTCCTCTATTCTGAGGGTTTCCTCTCAGGCCCAGCCGATATCGATGGAATAGACGGGATAGAATACGATGGGGTATCCAGACGCAATCACGTTACAGTAAGATTAAGTGGGAAAATCAGCTTCAGAGTGCAGACCAGATTCATAAATTCGGCATGTGGTGTTTGCGGGCGTTCAACCATAGCCGATCTGCTGATGCGACATGGAAAGATAAGAGATGACGCGCGGATAGATCTGCATACCATCCTGTCTCTTCCAGCAAAAATGGCATATGCGCAGAGCTTGTTCATGACCACTGGCGGCGTTCATGCCGCTGCACTCTTCGATACCGATGGATATCTGAAGATCGCCTGCGAGGACATAGGGCGCCATAACGCAGTTGATAAGGTAATCGGGTATACAATGATAGAAAACGTGGATATGGACGCCGGCATCCTGATGGTTTCTGGTAGAGCTGGCTTTGAGATCGTTGAGAAGGCTTTTATAGCAGGCTTTCCGATAGTTGCATCCGTGTCGGCGCCATCAAGCCTTGCCGTTCAGGTTGCAGAGTCAATGGGAATAACACTGATCTGCTTCCTCAGAAACGACAGATTCAACGTCTATTCGCATCCAGAGCGCATTCTGCCTTGA
- a CDS encoding DUF1641 domain-containing protein, protein MAKKIEEIDIQRMTDGSEIEEWLEDVGDLIKSLKTSGILDMMRALSEKRNDIIAILSKQASEERNRRFITNLLLIYSLLSSLDPSILETVTRGISYAINHSHEQRDRGSLSLIKINSMIKDPDVAAGLRTVLSIIGSLGKGGDTHGGE, encoded by the coding sequence ATGGCTAAGAAGATAGAAGAGATTGATATTCAAAGAATGACGGATGGATCGGAAATTGAAGAATGGCTGGAAGACGTTGGCGATCTGATCAAGAGCCTCAAGACTTCTGGAATTCTGGATATGATGAGGGCTCTTTCTGAGAAGAGGAACGATATAATAGCCATATTATCTAAGCAGGCGTCAGAGGAGCGAAATAGAAGGTTCATAACGAATCTTCTGCTGATATATTCCCTTCTGAGTTCATTGGATCCCTCGATCCTTGAGACCGTAACCAGGGGGATATCTTATGCAATCAACCACTCGCATGAGCAGAGAGATCGTGGAAGCCTGAGCCTGATCAAGATCAATTCGATGATCAAAGATCCAGATGTTGCGGCTGGTCTTCGCACTGTTCTCTCCATAATAGGTTCGCTGGGAAAGGGCGGTGATACGCATGGAGGTGAGTGA
- the fdhF gene encoding formate dehydrogenase subunit alpha: MADRTLSLSIDGKEFTAQDGDTILQVLMKNGIDISHICYHPSLGPIQTCDTCLVEADGKIVRSCSTYAKDGISIISNADRIKDLRKEAVQRILANHNLYCTVCDNNNGDCELHNAVADLKIDRQKYQFSKKPYEVDDSNPFYVYDPSQCILCGRCVEACQDVQVNETIHIDWTLERPRVVWDEGSKINDSSCVSCGHCVTVCPVNALMEKTMIGNAGYLTNIDPRTKETMIDLVKSFEPIITMDPVMALSNIESKMRDSRIKKTKTVCTYCGVGCSFEMWTVERRILKVQPKPESPANSISTCVKGKFGWDFVNSPDRLTYPLIRENGRFRRATWEEALDLVAKRLREVKEKYGPDAIEFIASSKGTNEEAYLMQKLARQVFGTNNVDNSSRFCQAPATTGLWRTVGYGGDAGSIMDLYKADLILAVGTNTAESHPVIAARIKRAHKLNGQKLVVADLRMHEMAKRADLFIHPKPGTDLVWINAVARYIIEQGWQAKEFIQKRVNFYEDYLKSLEPFTLEFAEKVSGVGVDEIKTIASMIHNARNVCAIWAMGVTQHQAGSDTSTALSNLLLLTGNYGRPGTGGYPLRGHNNVQGASDFGAMSAYLPGYQNVSDDNARRKFEERWGCKIPNKPGLDNNTCLEGIDSDRIKAMYVIGEELAETGSDSDYIRKQLEKLDFLVVEDMFMSETAKYADVVLPAAASLEKEGTFVNTERRIQRIYRVFDPLGNSRPDWEIIQDIANRLGAGWNYRNPSEIMQEASELAPIFSGVSYDRLEGFRSLQWPVSEDGKDTPLLYTETFNFPDGKARFYPLSYTPPISVDEEFDLHLNNGRILEHFHEGNETYRSAGLREKVPNTFVEVSPELANEHGLRDGDLVRITSRWGSIKVRVLVTNRVTGKELYIPMNSSGESAVNNLTSRLMDPAAHTPAYKELPVRMEKLEDGHGMSPMPRTNPRFGKLHPQIGVMVEMKWQRGDYVKLTGD; encoded by the coding sequence ATGGCTGACAGAACGCTTTCGTTATCGATAGATGGTAAGGAGTTCACAGCGCAAGATGGTGATACCATCCTTCAGGTCTTGATGAAAAATGGCATAGATATAAGCCATATCTGCTACCATCCAAGCCTCGGTCCAATTCAAACCTGCGATACCTGCCTTGTAGAGGCCGACGGAAAGATAGTGCGATCTTGTTCTACCTATGCGAAGGATGGCATATCGATTATAAGTAACGCCGACAGAATAAAGGATCTGAGAAAGGAGGCGGTGCAGAGAATCCTGGCCAATCACAATCTGTATTGCACTGTATGCGATAACAACAATGGAGACTGTGAACTTCACAACGCAGTTGCTGACCTCAAGATCGATAGGCAAAAGTACCAGTTTAGCAAAAAACCTTATGAAGTTGATGATTCAAACCCATTCTATGTCTATGATCCTTCGCAGTGCATCCTATGCGGACGCTGTGTGGAGGCATGCCAGGATGTTCAGGTAAATGAGACGATACATATAGACTGGACTCTGGAGAGACCAAGGGTTGTATGGGACGAAGGATCAAAGATAAATGATTCCTCCTGTGTTTCATGCGGGCATTGCGTTACGGTCTGTCCGGTCAATGCGCTGATGGAGAAGACCATGATCGGAAATGCCGGTTACCTCACCAACATCGATCCGAGAACCAAAGAGACAATGATCGACCTTGTCAAGTCCTTCGAGCCTATCATAACCATGGATCCTGTGATGGCGTTGAGTAATATAGAGTCAAAGATGAGGGATTCAAGGATAAAAAAGACGAAGACGGTCTGTACCTATTGTGGTGTTGGATGTTCATTTGAAATGTGGACAGTAGAACGCAGGATTTTGAAGGTCCAGCCCAAGCCAGAATCACCTGCAAATTCGATCTCTACTTGTGTAAAAGGAAAGTTCGGGTGGGACTTCGTTAACAGCCCGGACAGATTAACGTATCCGCTGATAAGGGAAAATGGAAGGTTCAGGAGGGCCACATGGGAAGAGGCTCTTGATCTGGTGGCAAAACGTCTGAGGGAGGTGAAGGAGAAGTACGGCCCTGATGCCATAGAGTTCATAGCCTCATCCAAGGGAACGAACGAGGAGGCTTATCTTATGCAGAAGCTTGCCAGACAGGTTTTCGGCACAAATAACGTGGACAACAGTTCGAGATTCTGCCAGGCCCCTGCAACCACTGGGCTATGGCGGACTGTTGGTTATGGTGGCGATGCAGGATCAATAATGGATCTGTATAAAGCCGATCTAATACTCGCGGTTGGAACAAATACAGCTGAATCGCATCCTGTGATAGCTGCAAGGATAAAAAGAGCGCATAAACTCAATGGACAGAAGCTAGTAGTGGCAGATCTGAGAATGCATGAGATGGCGAAGAGAGCCGACCTCTTCATCCATCCGAAACCGGGCACGGATCTTGTATGGATAAATGCCGTTGCAAGATACATAATAGAACAGGGATGGCAGGCCAAGGAGTTCATACAAAAACGCGTAAACTTCTATGAAGATTACCTGAAAAGTCTCGAACCATTCACGCTTGAATTCGCAGAGAAGGTTTCTGGCGTGGGTGTAGATGAAATTAAGACGATAGCTTCGATGATCCATAATGCGAGGAATGTCTGTGCCATATGGGCCATGGGTGTAACACAGCACCAGGCAGGCAGCGACACCTCAACCGCACTTTCCAATCTACTTCTCCTGACGGGAAACTACGGGAGGCCTGGTACTGGCGGTTATCCGTTGCGCGGCCACAACAATGTGCAGGGTGCGAGCGATTTTGGAGCTATGTCAGCATACCTACCTGGATATCAGAACGTCTCTGATGATAACGCAAGGAGGAAATTCGAGGAGCGCTGGGGATGCAAAATACCGAATAAACCAGGCCTGGACAACAATACATGCCTTGAGGGCATAGACAGCGACAGAATAAAGGCCATGTATGTGATAGGAGAAGAGCTTGCGGAAACAGGATCCGACTCTGATTACATAAGAAAACAGCTTGAGAAATTGGATTTCCTGGTTGTTGAGGATATGTTCATGTCTGAGACGGCAAAGTACGCCGATGTTGTTCTGCCTGCAGCCGCTAGCCTTGAGAAGGAGGGTACCTTTGTCAACACAGAACGCAGGATACAGAGAATATACAGGGTCTTCGATCCGCTGGGAAACTCCAGACCAGACTGGGAGATAATACAGGATATTGCGAACAGATTGGGGGCTGGATGGAATTATCGCAATCCCTCTGAGATAATGCAGGAAGCTTCTGAACTTGCGCCAATATTCTCTGGCGTCTCTTATGATAGGCTCGAAGGATTCAGGAGCCTGCAGTGGCCCGTATCAGAAGATGGGAAGGATACCCCTCTGCTGTACACCGAAACGTTCAATTTTCCTGATGGAAAGGCAAGATTCTATCCACTAAGTTATACACCGCCCATTTCTGTTGACGAAGAGTTTGATCTCCATCTGAACAACGGCAGAATACTGGAACATTTCCATGAGGGGAACGAAACCTACAGGTCAGCTGGATTGAGGGAAAAGGTACCAAACACATTTGTAGAAGTCTCTCCGGAGCTGGCTAATGAACATGGATTGAGGGATGGCGATCTTGTAAGGATAACATCCAGATGGGGCAGCATAAAGGTGAGGGTTCTCGTGACAAATAGGGTTACCGGTAAGGAACTGTACATACCGATGAATTCAAGTGGAGAGTCTGCTGTTAATAACCTAACAAGCAGATTGATGGATCCAGCTGCCCATACACCGGCATACAAGGAATTACCAGTGAGGATGGAGAAACTGGAGGACGGTCATGGTATGAGCCCGATGCCCCGGACGAATCCCAGATTTGGTAAGCTACATCCACAGATCGGGGTCATGGTTGAAATGAAGTGGCAAAGAGGCGATTATGTCAAACTGACAGGCGATTGA
- a CDS encoding APC family permease codes for MTEQDTFVKSTTSDKRFRKELTTIDLLFLSLGGIIGSGWLFAAAGASMLAGPAAILSWIIGGLIVLVIALVYAELGGMIPRSGAIVRYGQYSHGGLAGFLFGWAYFLSAVSVPAIEAEGVITYAGTYVHGLVTSTGVLTAPGIVLAALLMLGFFFLNYFGIKVMGKTNTGMTWWKLIIPSATVALLLAVHFNISNFFLKTGFVTYGWSSVFEAISISGIVFSYLGFRQALDYGGEAKNPQRSVPIATVLSVIIGIALYTLLQVVFIGQVNWTAVGVAPGQWADLQGGVVTAPFATLASSAGMVFLAYFLFADAYVSPSGTLNVYLGTSQRTLYGLATLGYLGKSMSDVNAKTRVPILPLIASLIIGYIFFAPFPSWYKLVGFISSSTVFTYIVGGSALQVFRREASELKRPFKLKGASILSPIAFVGATLIVYWSGWPLVAYLVIAILLGLLVYLVFYAAGKSAINIFSGKHFKGGAWLLAYMGVITLLSYFGEKPYGGTGLIPFPWDFLVMIVVAIAFYYWSVYSGFKTDEITEIIETNMQYLPSEEVASGPAGKK; via the coding sequence ATGACAGAGCAAGACACGTTTGTAAAGTCTACAACTTCCGATAAGAGATTCAGAAAAGAGCTCACCACTATTGATCTTCTCTTTCTGAGCCTCGGAGGAATTATCGGATCGGGATGGTTGTTCGCTGCTGCGGGAGCGTCTATGCTAGCTGGGCCGGCCGCCATACTGTCATGGATCATAGGCGGTCTGATAGTGCTGGTAATTGCGCTGGTCTATGCAGAGCTTGGGGGTATGATCCCCAGATCTGGGGCGATCGTAAGATACGGGCAGTATTCCCACGGTGGCCTTGCAGGATTTTTGTTCGGCTGGGCATACTTCCTCAGTGCTGTATCCGTACCTGCAATAGAAGCAGAGGGTGTTATAACATATGCGGGCACATATGTGCATGGGCTAGTTACAAGTACTGGTGTACTCACAGCACCTGGAATTGTGCTTGCTGCTCTGCTGATGCTTGGATTCTTCTTCTTGAACTACTTCGGCATCAAGGTGATGGGTAAAACAAACACCGGTATGACGTGGTGGAAACTTATAATCCCTTCAGCGACAGTTGCATTGCTTCTTGCTGTACACTTCAACATAAGCAACTTCTTCCTGAAAACCGGCTTCGTCACCTATGGCTGGTCAAGCGTGTTCGAAGCTATCTCCATTTCGGGCATAGTCTTCTCGTATCTCGGTTTCAGGCAGGCACTTGATTATGGTGGTGAAGCGAAGAATCCCCAGAGATCGGTTCCGATAGCTACCGTTCTTTCAGTGATCATAGGTATTGCACTATACACACTGCTTCAGGTTGTCTTCATAGGCCAGGTCAACTGGACAGCTGTTGGTGTCGCTCCAGGGCAATGGGCAGATCTGCAGGGTGGAGTTGTTACCGCACCATTTGCGACACTTGCCAGCTCTGCCGGCATGGTTTTCTTGGCCTATTTCCTCTTTGCTGATGCGTATGTGTCGCCTTCAGGTACGCTCAATGTTTATCTGGGCACATCTCAGAGGACGCTCTATGGGCTTGCAACCTTGGGCTATCTTGGAAAATCAATGTCTGATGTGAATGCGAAAACCAGGGTACCTATTCTGCCATTGATAGCATCGTTGATCATAGGTTACATATTCTTCGCGCCGTTTCCAAGCTGGTACAAGCTCGTTGGCTTCATATCATCGTCAACAGTATTCACGTACATAGTGGGCGGATCGGCGCTCCAGGTATTCAGGAGGGAGGCATCGGAACTCAAGAGGCCATTCAAGCTGAAGGGCGCATCAATACTCAGCCCCATTGCGTTTGTCGGTGCCACGCTGATCGTATACTGGAGCGGATGGCCACTTGTCGCATACCTCGTCATTGCAATACTGCTGGGACTCCTGGTGTATCTGGTGTTCTATGCGGCTGGGAAATCAGCTATAAACATCTTCTCAGGGAAGCATTTCAAGGGCGGAGCCTGGCTTCTTGCGTATATGGGCGTAATAACGCTACTATCATATTTCGGTGAGAAACCATACGGAGGAACTGGACTCATTCCGTTTCCATGGGACTTCCTAGTTATGATAGTGGTAGCCATAGCATTCTATTACTGGTCTGTTTACAGCGGGTTCAAGACCGATGAAATAACGGAGATAATAGAGACCAATATGCAGTATCTTCCTTCAGAGGAGGTTGCATCAGGGCCTGCCGGCAAAAAATAA
- a CDS encoding heme o synthase: MTSRAGLYFSYTKPKVWSLLVFVGAIGAVIAVPYFTIYYSLLILLAVVSIMLGSMGAEATTNYIDKDIDAVMSRTMKRPLVTGKIKPRNGLIFGLVLMSASIALLLIFGKVYAALFMVLGLFDNVFVYSYLTKRRTPWNIILGGFSGGFPVVIGWYTITDKFSILPWFLFLLVVVWIPIHVWSLAYRYRDDYNKAHVPMMTSIHNDRISAICISSAAIILFAFSIIPVFFKVMPYTYMILASAIAIPMIFYSIVFVRHPDRKNSLKLFIYSSPYLAIIFVLVLIFRFL, from the coding sequence ATGACGAGCAGAGCAGGGCTGTATTTCTCCTATACCAAACCAAAGGTATGGTCTTTGCTCGTTTTTGTCGGCGCAATAGGCGCTGTCATAGCTGTACCATATTTCACGATATATTATTCACTCCTGATCCTGCTGGCAGTCGTATCGATAATGCTTGGATCCATGGGCGCTGAGGCCACGACCAACTATATAGATAAAGATATAGATGCAGTTATGTCCCGTACCATGAAGAGGCCGCTGGTAACAGGAAAGATAAAACCTAGAAACGGTCTCATATTCGGATTGGTTCTTATGTCTGCATCTATTGCACTGCTCCTTATCTTCGGAAAGGTGTATGCAGCGCTTTTTATGGTTCTTGGGCTGTTTGACAACGTTTTCGTCTATTCATACCTGACGAAGAGACGAACACCATGGAACATCATTCTAGGTGGTTTTTCTGGTGGTTTCCCGGTGGTCATCGGCTGGTATACAATAACGGATAAATTTTCAATCCTCCCATGGTTCTTGTTTTTGCTTGTGGTCGTTTGGATACCGATACATGTATGGAGTCTTGCATACAGATACAGAGATGACTATAACAAGGCGCACGTACCTATGATGACATCAATACATAATGACAGGATATCCGCAATATGCATATCATCAGCGGCAATTATTCTTTTTGCCTTCTCCATAATCCCTGTATTCTTCAAAGTGATGCCCTATACATATATGATTCTAGCTTCAGCCATAGCCATTCCAATGATATTCTATTCAATAGTATTTGTCAGGCATCCCGATAGAAAGAATTCTCTGAAGCTATTCATATACAGCAGTCCTTATCTGGCCATAATATTTGTTCTGGTGCTAATTTTCAGGTTTCTATAA
- a CDS encoding 50S ribosomal protein L18e, translated as MSLDASRKTSKALTSEIEVLSTISRENGSEIWRDIAQRLASGRRRYASVNLYKIDRYAKDGDVIVVPGTVLGVGKISKKVTIGAYKFSRSAIEKLSNSGCAFMNISELAKDNPKGTNVKIMR; from the coding sequence ATGTCATTGGATGCTTCAAGGAAGACTAGCAAGGCCTTAACCTCAGAAATAGAAGTGCTCTCCACAATATCTCGGGAGAACGGATCTGAAATTTGGAGGGATATTGCGCAGAGGCTTGCATCTGGAAGGAGGAGATATGCTTCTGTTAACCTTTATAAGATCGATAGGTATGCGAAGGATGGGGATGTAATAGTGGTGCCAGGCACTGTCCTCGGCGTAGGGAAGATAAGCAAGAAGGTTACCATAGGCGCATACAAATTCTCTAGATCTGCAATAGAAAAACTTTCTAATTCAGGTTGCGCATTCATGAACATATCGGAGCTGGCAAAGGACAATCCCAAGGGGACAAATGTAAAGATAATGAGGTAA
- a CDS encoding 50S ribosomal protein L13, whose protein sequence is MRVIDASGAIYGRLSAYVAKRLLEGEEITIINASKAVITGNRSFVIGKFKERLDIGSVRKGPYYPKTPENILRRSIGDMLPKKITKGKEALSRCRVYRNVPSDIEKDKIEKIADVLTDKVSGIITLEDLSKELGGY, encoded by the coding sequence ATGAGAGTAATTGATGCTTCTGGTGCTATTTATGGACGGCTTTCGGCCTATGTGGCTAAGAGACTTCTGGAAGGGGAGGAGATTACCATAATCAATGCCTCCAAAGCAGTTATAACGGGTAATAGGTCTTTCGTAATTGGAAAATTCAAGGAACGCCTGGACATAGGAAGCGTCAGAAAAGGTCCGTACTATCCAAAGACACCAGAGAATATACTCCGGAGATCCATAGGGGATATGCTTCCTAAAAAGATAACGAAAGGAAAAGAAGCACTTTCAAGGTGCAGGGTATACAGGAATGTTCCATCAGATATTGAAAAGGATAAAATAGAAAAGATCGCGGATGTGCTAACAGACAAGGTCTCAGGTATTATAACCCTTGAGGATCTTTCCAAGGAGCTAGGAGGTTATTGA
- a CDS encoding 30S ribosomal protein S9, with product MDYIITTGKRKTAVARAVAKKGKGIVTINGYPVELYPVRVLRNKIMEPLILAEDKAKDLDIAVKVRGGGVTGQADASRTAIARAIVKYLNDTDLENLFRQYDRTLIVNDVRIKLPKKAGGRGARAKKQKSYR from the coding sequence ATGGATTATATCATTACAACTGGAAAAAGAAAGACAGCCGTTGCTAGAGCTGTCGCAAAAAAGGGAAAGGGTATTGTCACTATAAATGGCTATCCTGTTGAATTATACCCAGTAAGGGTTCTTCGCAATAAGATAATGGAGCCTCTGATCCTTGCTGAAGACAAGGCCAAGGACTTGGACATCGCAGTTAAGGTAAGAGGTGGCGGTGTAACTGGTCAGGCAGATGCATCTCGTACTGCAATAGCCAGGGCCATCGTGAAATATCTCAACGACACAGATCTGGAGAACCTTTTCAGGCAGTATGATCGTACACTCATAGTCAACGACGTACGTATAAAGCTGCCCAAGAAGGCTGGCGGTCGTGGCGCCAGAGCAAAGAAACAGAAATCTTACAGGTGA
- a CDS encoding DNA-directed RNA polymerase subunit N codes for MIIPVRCFSCGRVIASDYGRYIKRVNEIRSEGREPSPEEIEKIFDDLGIERYCCRRMIVSHVDLINEIMPFS; via the coding sequence ATGATAATACCTGTGAGATGCTTCAGCTGTGGTAGGGTTATCGCCTCGGATTATGGCCGTTACATTAAACGCGTGAATGAGATCAGATCCGAGGGCAGAGAGCCAAGTCCTGAGGAGATCGAAAAGATCTTCGATGATCTCGGAATAGAGCGATATTGCTGCAGAAGGATGATCGTTTCGCACGTTGATCTGATAAACGAGATAATGCCCTTTTCTTGA